The Dietzia sp. ANT_WB102 region CGTCGGTGACGTTCCTCGGGGCTCCGCCGATCAGGATCCTACGGTTCGTGGACGTCGAGTCGGGCGTGGTGCGGTACATCTCGCTCGGGTGTTCCGCCGAACCGATGGGGGACCCTTCCGCTCTCGTTCCTGACCCCACCGCCCCGCGTGCGGAGCTGAGTCTCGTCCTGCGCGGTGGCGTGGACGGTCTTGTCCGCGCGCTGGCGGTGCTTGCCGCTGCCCCCGCCGTCGAGGGATTGGTGCTGTCAGAGGGGGCGCTGATCGACTTGGGCGAGCCGCTCTGGCCCGGTGCGGCCTTCACCGCTGTCGTTCTGCGTGCTCCCGAGATCCCGGACGTCCCTCTACCCGGTGACATCGCGCCGGTCACGGTGTTCCGGGCTATACCGGTCACCCACACGGAGGCGGCGTGGGTGCGGATGAAGGGTGCGGCGGAACTCGAGGAGGCGTGGGATGAGGCCGGCATCGACGTCACCGATCCGGGCCGGTCGGCCGTCAATCCAGGGTTGACCCACTGATCAGAGCCAGCGGTTCTTGCGGAAGAGTAGGAAGAGTCCGGTACACATCGCGACCATGACCCCGAGCACCACGTAGTACCCGTACCGTGTGTCAAGCTCGGGCATGTGTCGGAAGTTCATTCCGTAGATGCCCGCGATCATCGTCGGTACGGCGGCGATGGCAACCCAGGCGGAGATCTTGCGCATGTCGGTGTTCTGTTGCACCCCGACGATGGTCATCGCTGCACCCACGAGGGAGGTGCTCCGTTCGTCCAACGTCGTGACCTCCGCTGCCGCCAGGGCGTGATGGTCCTGGACGTCGCGGAAGTAATGACGGATCTCCGGGGGGACCAGATCGAGGTGATCGACTGCCAGGCGTCGCAGGGGCAGGGTCAGTGGCCCGATAACGTGTTTGAGCTCGAGAAGTTCACGCTTGAGGACGTAGAGCTGTTCGATGTCCACCGCGGTACGCGGCGCGAAGAGTGCCGATTCCAGTTCGTCGAAGTCGGCTGTCATCCCCTCGGTGGCTACGAGGTAGTGGTCGACCACTCGGTCGGCCACGGCGTGCATCACCGCCGCCGGCCCCTGGGCGAGCCATTTCGAGGAGAGATCGAGCCCGGAGCGGATGTCGGCCAGCCCGATCTGGTCGCCGTGTCGGACGGTTACCACGAAATTCAGACCCAGGACAACCATTACCTCGCCGGTGGAGACAATGTCGCTGACCTGGGTGACCGAATCGTGGGCTATGTACTCCGCTGTCGACATGTTGAGCACCAGGGTGTCGGCGTATGCCTCCAGTTTGGATCGCTCCTGTCCGTTTGCGGCGTCTTCGGTGATGAGTGCGTGCAGTCCTAGCTCCCGGGATAGATCCTCCATCAGGTCGGGATCCGGGGCGACGAGGTCGATCCAGACGAAGCCGCGACCGATGTCGCGAACCCGACGGATCGCCTCGCTGTATGTGACGCGGTGGCGGTCGCGGATCCCGTCTATGTAGACGGCGCAGTCCACCATCGCCACCTCGGTGGGCCGGGTCGACGTGATCGGTCCGGCCGGGCGGGATGGTGTGGCGTCCGGTTCTGGGGGGGTCGGACGTTGTGGTGGGATCGCGGGCACGCAGCCCCCCTTCCTCGTCTCGTCTGAGACTATCCGTCGGGCGGGACCTCGGGGTTACGACTGGCGAGCGGGGCTGGGAGACTGTCCCAGGAGATCTCCGCGTTATCTGGCGCGGCCGGTGTGAGGAAGGGTGTGGTCGGGTGCAGCGGTCGAGGGA contains the following coding sequences:
- a CDS encoding magnesium and cobalt transport protein CorA; its protein translation is MPAIPPQRPTPPEPDATPSRPAGPITSTRPTEVAMVDCAVYIDGIRDRHRVTYSEAIRRVRDIGRGFVWIDLVAPDPDLMEDLSRELGLHALITEDAANGQERSKLEAYADTLVLNMSTAEYIAHDSVTQVSDIVSTGEVMVVLGLNFVVTVRHGDQIGLADIRSGLDLSSKWLAQGPAAVMHAVADRVVDHYLVATEGMTADFDELESALFAPRTAVDIEQLYVLKRELLELKHVIGPLTLPLRRLAVDHLDLVPPEIRHYFRDVQDHHALAAAEVTTLDERSTSLVGAAMTIVGVQQNTDMRKISAWVAIAAVPTMIAGIYGMNFRHMPELDTRYGYYVVLGVMVAMCTGLFLLFRKNRWL
- a CDS encoding suppressor of fused domain protein, translating into MLTGGPAGAPDVLAAVRAHLIEHYGPEPQEASVTFLGAPPIRILRFVDVESGVVRYISLGCSAEPMGDPSALVPDPTAPRAELSLVLRGGVDGLVRALAVLAAAPAVEGLVLSEGALIDLGEPLWPGAAFTAVVLRAPEIPDVPLPGDIAPVTVFRAIPVTHTEAAWVRMKGAAELEEAWDEAGIDVTDPGRSAVNPGLTH